A single Paenibacillus kribbensis DNA region contains:
- a CDS encoding alpha/beta fold hydrolase: protein MRSQLGGTILWLTGWSMSNQVFDRLRGLLPDFHHASVDYSAAASSEEMLHLTETAAKGLLSSGSAPFLIGGWSLGGLLALKLADQKLADGLVLFSATARFTRPKEQQNRGWGDAYVRQMITGLQRDRQAIESKFSQMMFTDLETASDLRNHRSLVGDWTTPALIAGLETLRHVECLSRLPTIHCPVLLIHGTEDQICPYEAAEELLMQLPQAKLLAIPDSGHAPFVGREASIAESIRSWWHDQ, encoded by the coding sequence ATGAGGTCACAATTAGGCGGCACTATCCTGTGGCTAACCGGGTGGAGTATGTCAAATCAGGTCTTTGATCGGCTGCGCGGGCTTCTCCCTGATTTTCATCATGCTTCTGTAGATTACAGCGCTGCTGCTTCCTCTGAGGAGATGCTGCATTTGACCGAAACGGCAGCGAAAGGTCTGCTTTCCTCAGGCTCTGCTCCTTTTCTGATAGGAGGCTGGTCACTGGGCGGGCTATTGGCATTGAAACTCGCGGATCAGAAACTGGCAGATGGACTTGTACTTTTTTCAGCAACAGCCAGGTTTACTCGTCCCAAAGAACAACAGAATCGCGGCTGGGGAGACGCCTATGTCAGGCAGATGATCACCGGACTCCAAAGAGATCGGCAGGCTATAGAGAGCAAATTCAGTCAGATGATGTTTACGGACCTGGAAACAGCGTCGGATCTCAGGAATCATCGTTCCCTCGTAGGCGACTGGACAACTCCGGCACTCATCGCGGGGCTTGAAACTCTCCGTCATGTGGAGTGCCTCTCTCGACTTCCGACCATTCATTGTCCAGTTCTTCTTATACACGGCACCGAAGATCAGATTTGTCCTTACGAGGCGGCAGAGGAGCTGCTCATGCAATTGCCTCAGGCAAAACTACTAGCCATACCCGATAGCGGACATGCTCCGTTTGTGGGCAGGGAGGCATCTATAGCTGAATCAATTAGGAGTTGGTGGCATGATCAGTAG
- the bioD gene encoding dethiobiotin synthase: MSTLRGMFITGTDTSVGKTIVTSALAAALRAEGLNAGVWKPVQSGGLLGSGATDAERLLQSTGICERPEAVAPFTFEAPLTPMLAAKQAGVTLSLKEIIAAGEPLIGRYQALLIEGAGGVAVPLTDNALVIDLISMLHVPVLIVARSGLGTINHTLLTISFLQQRGIPIVGIIMNNNECVDALDNPSAATNAELIERYSGGLKVLGHFPYLYNEANDKTNTEMLIHSVRKNIQLAPIRQALSLQGGDGHPLDEKRT, encoded by the coding sequence ATGAGCACATTACGGGGAATGTTTATAACCGGTACGGATACCAGCGTTGGAAAGACCATTGTGACATCGGCGCTTGCCGCTGCGCTGCGTGCAGAAGGTCTAAATGCAGGTGTCTGGAAGCCTGTGCAGTCCGGCGGCCTTCTTGGCAGCGGAGCAACGGATGCCGAACGTCTGCTGCAAAGCACAGGCATCTGTGAACGCCCCGAGGCTGTAGCACCTTTTACATTCGAAGCACCTCTGACCCCAATGCTTGCCGCCAAGCAGGCTGGTGTGACGCTTAGTCTTAAGGAGATTATCGCCGCAGGAGAACCACTTATCGGGCGCTATCAAGCACTGCTTATTGAAGGGGCGGGTGGGGTCGCTGTACCGTTGACCGATAACGCGCTGGTGATTGACCTGATTTCCATGCTTCACGTACCTGTTCTGATCGTGGCCAGATCCGGTCTGGGTACAATCAATCATACACTTCTGACCATTTCCTTCTTGCAGCAGCGCGGAATCCCGATTGTAGGCATCATCATGAACAACAACGAATGTGTTGATGCCCTGGATAATCCAAGTGCCGCGACAAATGCAGAACTCATCGAACGCTACAGCGGCGGCCTGAAGGTCCTTGGACATTTTCCATACCTATATAACGAGGCTAATGACAAGACAAATACCGAGATGCTTATCCACTCTGTTCGAAAAAACATTCAATTAGCGCCGATCAGGCAAGCATTGTCATTACAAGGCGGTGATGGTCATCCTTTGGATGAAAAAAGAACTTGA
- a CDS encoding NAD(P)-dependent oxidoreductase: MKVIIFGATGTIGQALVKEAIKRKYEVTAAVRDPQRVTEQSEYLAVVQADILNPNSVTEVAKGHDAIISAYGPTFGAEEELLEATRSLLEGTRRSGAERILVVGGAGSLITENGERLMDTAEFPEEVKPLAAAHAEALELYRAADVDWTYCSPAGIIEPGKRTGHFRIGLDHLVVDELGHSRISVEDYAVALIDELVEGEFVNSRFTVGY, from the coding sequence ATGAAGGTTATTATTTTCGGAGCAACAGGAACGATTGGTCAGGCGTTAGTGAAGGAAGCGATCAAGCGCAAGTATGAGGTAACGGCGGCAGTACGTGATCCACAGCGGGTGACGGAGCAAAGCGAATATTTGGCGGTCGTTCAAGCGGACATTCTAAATCCGAATTCAGTTACAGAAGTGGCGAAAGGACACGATGCTATTATTAGCGCCTACGGTCCCACATTTGGAGCGGAGGAAGAATTGCTTGAGGCAACCCGGTCTTTATTGGAAGGCACTCGACGTTCCGGTGCGGAGCGCATTCTCGTGGTTGGCGGAGCCGGAAGCCTGATAACAGAAAACGGTGAACGCCTGATGGATACCGCCGAGTTCCCTGAGGAAGTCAAGCCACTTGCGGCTGCACATGCTGAGGCACTCGAACTGTATCGCGCTGCCGATGTGGATTGGACATATTGCAGTCCTGCGGGAATTATTGAACCGGGGAAGCGTACGGGGCATTTCCGCATTGGCCTGGATCACTTGGTGGTCGACGAGTTGGGCCACAGCCGTATCTCGGTAGAGGATTATGCAGTAGCCCTGATTGATGAGCTGGTGGAAGGGGAATTTGTCAATTCCCGTTTTACGGTTGGATACTAA
- the bioA gene encoding adenosylmethionine--8-amino-7-oxononanoate transaminase, whose amino-acid sequence MVIITYYERLAAMNKAHLWLPFTQMKDYNKLDPLIIERGQGVKLYDIQGRSYYDGFSSVWLNVHGHNVPELNQAITDQLERVAHSTLLGMANVPAIELAEKLVRITPKGLNKVFYSDSGATGVEIAIKMAFQYWHNRGVHEKKTFITMKQAYHGDTIGAVSVGAIPLYHDVFRPMLFPTETIPYPYAYRHKGGAAGAMESTLTALRNLLETRGDEIAALIVEPIVQGAAGMIIMPPGCLREMALLCRKHQVLLIADEVATGFGRTGAMFACDLEGVSPDLMVVGKGLTGGYLPVAATLATDEIYDAFYADYQEQKTFFHGHSFTGNPLGCAVALASLRRIEEQDMLTGVIAKASLVEQKLMALKERPHVGEIRQKGLMIGIELVRDKTSREPYDWEDRIGVRAAERARELGMLTRPLGNVVVFIPPLASTEDELNAMTDILAASIVDVTENGITI is encoded by the coding sequence ATGGTGATCATTACGTACTATGAACGTCTCGCCGCCATGAATAAGGCGCACTTATGGCTTCCCTTTACTCAAATGAAAGATTACAACAAGTTGGACCCTCTTATTATCGAGCGTGGTCAAGGTGTCAAACTGTATGACATCCAGGGCCGGTCATATTATGACGGATTCTCTTCTGTTTGGCTGAATGTGCACGGTCACAACGTACCGGAACTCAATCAGGCGATCACGGATCAGTTAGAGCGGGTCGCCCACTCTACACTGCTTGGAATGGCGAATGTACCTGCCATCGAACTGGCCGAGAAGCTGGTGAGAATCACCCCCAAGGGCTTAAACAAAGTGTTTTACTCCGATTCAGGAGCAACTGGTGTCGAAATCGCAATTAAAATGGCGTTTCAATACTGGCACAACCGCGGAGTACATGAGAAAAAGACATTTATTACGATGAAGCAAGCGTACCATGGAGATACCATCGGGGCAGTCAGCGTCGGCGCGATTCCCCTGTATCATGATGTGTTCCGACCGATGTTGTTTCCCACAGAGACCATTCCTTATCCTTATGCTTACCGCCACAAAGGCGGCGCGGCGGGTGCAATGGAGTCTACTTTAACCGCTTTACGCAATCTGCTTGAGACTCGTGGGGATGAAATAGCAGCTCTCATCGTGGAGCCAATCGTGCAGGGAGCGGCAGGAATGATCATCATGCCGCCAGGCTGTTTGCGGGAAATGGCCTTGCTTTGCCGCAAACACCAAGTACTTCTCATCGCGGACGAAGTCGCAACAGGTTTCGGTCGCACAGGAGCCATGTTTGCCTGCGATCTCGAAGGCGTTTCGCCTGATCTGATGGTTGTCGGCAAAGGACTCACTGGCGGCTACTTGCCCGTCGCCGCGACACTTGCGACTGACGAGATATACGATGCCTTCTATGCCGATTATCAAGAGCAAAAAACATTTTTCCACGGACACTCCTTTACTGGAAACCCGCTTGGCTGTGCCGTTGCTTTGGCCAGTCTAAGACGAATCGAGGAGCAAGATATGCTAACAGGCGTAATAGCAAAGGCCTCATTGGTCGAGCAAAAGCTTATGGCACTTAAAGAACGGCCGCATGTCGGGGAAATTCGGCAAAAGGGCCTGATGATCGGAATCGAACTCGTACGTGATAAGACTTCACGCGAGCCATACGACTGGGAAGATCGGATCGGCGTTCGCGCTGCCGAGCGTGCAAGAGAACTTGGAATGCTCACAAGACCGCTTGGCAATGTTGTCGTATTCATCCCTCCTCTTGCCAGTACAGAGGATGAGTTGAATGCCATGACCGATATTTTGGCAGCATCCATTGTGGACGTCACCGAAAATGGAATAACGATATGA
- a CDS encoding ArsR/SmtB family transcription factor → MQLDISEKSLPVYEALASEVRLNMIVLLAEKPMNIRELAEALGLSSAIMTMHVKKLERASIISTKMLPGRGGVQKVCSLATDKIEIAMPRYQQDVRQFHQTEISVGHFTDFEIQPTCGLATVEKIIGEFDEPRSFLDPERFNSKILWFSQGYMDYKVPNFLLSSQKAEELEISMELSSEAPFTNDNWPSDITFFLNDVNLGTWTSPGDFGDNRGKYTPAWWPDFINQYGLLKRLRITSEGTFMDGKQISDVTLSQVLIDQKQWKFRIAILDDAQHIGGVTLFGTGFGNYNQDILFRLYYKPAESHTKTAAVEAGEAGK, encoded by the coding sequence ATGCAACTGGACATTTCTGAAAAATCACTTCCCGTATATGAAGCGCTGGCCAGTGAGGTTCGGCTGAATATGATTGTTCTGCTTGCGGAAAAGCCTATGAATATACGCGAGTTGGCGGAAGCGCTGGGACTTAGCAGTGCGATCATGACCATGCATGTCAAAAAGCTGGAGAGAGCGTCCATTATTTCGACTAAAATGCTGCCCGGACGTGGTGGAGTTCAGAAGGTGTGCTCGCTGGCTACGGACAAAATTGAGATCGCCATGCCACGCTATCAGCAGGATGTGCGGCAATTTCATCAGACGGAAATTTCCGTCGGACACTTTACGGATTTTGAAATTCAACCGACCTGTGGATTGGCTACCGTCGAAAAAATCATCGGAGAATTCGACGAGCCTCGTTCATTCCTGGACCCTGAGCGCTTCAATTCCAAAATCCTGTGGTTTAGCCAGGGATATATGGATTATAAGGTACCCAATTTCCTGCTGTCCAGCCAAAAGGCCGAGGAGCTGGAAATTTCGATGGAGCTATCGTCCGAGGCGCCTTTTACCAATGATAACTGGCCTTCAGACATTACTTTTTTTCTGAATGATGTCAATCTGGGGACTTGGACCAGCCCAGGAGATTTCGGGGACAACCGTGGTAAATACACACCCGCATGGTGGCCAGATTTCATCAATCAATACGGTCTGCTCAAAAGACTTCGCATTACGTCCGAGGGTACCTTTATGGACGGCAAGCAGATATCCGATGTGACTTTAAGCCAAGTGCTGATTGACCAGAAGCAATGGAAGTTCCGTATTGCCATACTGGATGATGCCCAGCATATTGGAGGGGTAACCCTGTTCGGTACCGGATTCGGTAACTACAACCAGGATATTCTGTTCCGCCTGTACTACAAACCTGCCGAAAGCCACACCAAAACAGCAGCGGTAGAAGCTGGCGAAGCCGGCAAATAG
- the bioC gene encoding malonyl-ACP O-methyltransferase BioC, whose amino-acid sequence MISRKAAIARQFNRSAAGLYDMHAHVQRTMADMLAEFLMQQANIDDSNKLGMLEIGCGTGILTEILVNRWPHSSITALDIAPAMLLAAEQRVLGTANPVGSNDRPSSDIRFLLADVEKWAAHTPASSFDLIVSSACFQWLSQPQQTLNYLYRLLRPGGILAFATFGPRTFHELHTAFEEVYRAKGMVAQRHGLTFQSANQWKDSLTTTGFSNIQYKCKLLTEEYASPRDFLLSVKALGASTSEAVISHSLGSRRLFTSLYKEYENRFSTPEGVAATYDIVFIQASTPE is encoded by the coding sequence ATGATCAGTAGAAAAGCAGCGATTGCACGGCAATTTAACCGCAGCGCGGCAGGGTTGTATGATATGCATGCTCATGTGCAGCGCACCATGGCGGACATGCTTGCGGAATTCCTTATGCAACAGGCAAATATTGATGATTCCAATAAACTCGGCATGCTTGAGATCGGATGCGGCACCGGTATTCTAACTGAAATTTTGGTGAACAGATGGCCGCACTCGTCTATTACTGCACTGGATATTGCGCCTGCAATGCTTCTGGCCGCTGAACAGCGTGTGCTGGGTACTGCAAACCCTGTAGGCTCGAACGATAGGCCTTCATCTGATATTCGCTTTTTGCTTGCCGATGTCGAAAAGTGGGCGGCTCACACTCCTGCCTCTTCGTTCGATCTCATCGTTTCCAGTGCTTGTTTCCAATGGTTGAGCCAGCCGCAGCAAACACTGAATTACCTTTACCGACTGCTTCGCCCCGGAGGGATACTTGCATTCGCGACCTTCGGGCCTCGTACCTTCCACGAGTTGCATACAGCTTTTGAAGAAGTTTACCGTGCTAAAGGTATGGTGGCCCAGAGGCACGGACTCACGTTTCAATCTGCAAATCAATGGAAAGATTCATTAACAACAACTGGTTTCTCCAATATTCAATATAAATGTAAGCTGTTAACGGAAGAATACGCTTCACCAAGGGATTTTCTATTATCTGTAAAAGCGCTGGGAGCTAGCACTTCAGAAGCCGTTATTTCCCACAGTCTCGGATCGCGACGTCTGTTCACCAGCCTGTATAAAGAGTATGAAAATCGTTTTAGTACGCCGGAAGGTGTTGCAGCGACTTATGATATTGTATTTATTCAGGCATCAACACCTGAATGA
- a CDS encoding NAD(P)H-hydrate dehydratase, with the protein MYMVTADEMRQLDRYTIDKLGIPALTLMENAGRAVADEVMKLCAGRCGSSNGSLGGHTNPTCGADDADVFRGQAIEKVAQTGPGELPGHGEVIRTELRNHGRHAVWQREHWYILVGKGNNGGDGLVAARHLTDAGLRVTVVYAASPDTLRGEAAAQRDVIAALGIPVIVYGRDALDLRGASGIVDALLGTGTQGPPREPYASLIREANASGAPLVSVDVPSGLDADTGALHEPCIRARVTVCLAYLKRGLVQYPGAEAAGDVVVRYIGIPPGLARECGVQLRLLTRDTLREALNVDVSRRRVPDGHKGTYGHVLVAGGSLRMSGAGLLAARAALRIGSGLVTWAVPEGLLPHVIGTAPELMLAAAATGRDGEWNADSAEELLQLAQARDVLAVGPGLGRFTGDTGWLRRLWEEYEGPLVLDADALNILASAGPELDAWKPRSAAVVLTPHPGEMARLLGISTAEVQRDRITHARQYARTRGVTLVLKGARTVIACPDGTAYVNTTGHAGMATGGAGDVLTGIIAGLLAQGLNASQAAAFGVYLHGVAGETAARHRQHPAAVVAGDIIEAL; encoded by the coding sequence ATGTACATGGTGACCGCCGATGAAATGCGGCAATTGGATCGGTATACGATTGACAAGCTGGGTATCCCGGCCCTCACGTTGATGGAAAACGCCGGGCGTGCGGTAGCCGACGAGGTAATGAAGCTTTGCGCGGGGAGATGCGGATCGAGCAATGGCAGCTTGGGAGGCCATACCAATCCAACCTGCGGTGCTGATGATGCTGATGTGTTCAGGGGGCAGGCGATAGAAAAAGTCGCTCAGACAGGACCGGGCGAGCTGCCGGGTCACGGCGAGGTCATTCGGACGGAGCTGCGGAATCACGGGCGCCATGCTGTATGGCAACGGGAGCATTGGTATATCCTCGTAGGCAAAGGCAACAACGGGGGCGACGGACTGGTGGCAGCCCGCCATCTGACCGATGCGGGGCTGCGCGTCACCGTTGTCTACGCCGCTTCACCGGATACGCTGCGCGGCGAGGCGGCTGCGCAGCGCGATGTCATCGCGGCTCTGGGCATCCCGGTCATCGTCTACGGCCGGGATGCCCTCGACCTGCGCGGCGCCTCAGGCATCGTCGATGCCCTGCTGGGCACGGGCACACAGGGCCCGCCGCGCGAGCCCTATGCCTCGCTGATCCGCGAGGCCAATGCCAGCGGCGCGCCGCTCGTGTCGGTAGACGTGCCTAGCGGCCTCGATGCCGACACAGGTGCGCTGCACGAGCCGTGCATTCGTGCGCGTGTCACCGTATGCCTCGCCTATCTGAAGCGCGGGCTCGTCCAATACCCGGGCGCCGAGGCCGCAGGCGATGTGGTGGTACGCTACATCGGCATCCCGCCCGGGCTTGCCCGTGAATGCGGCGTGCAGCTACGTCTTCTGACCCGCGACACGCTGCGCGAAGCGCTGAACGTGGACGTAAGCCGCCGCCGCGTGCCGGACGGGCACAAGGGCACCTACGGCCACGTTCTCGTCGCGGGCGGAAGCCTGCGCATGAGCGGCGCGGGCTTGTTGGCCGCACGTGCCGCCCTGCGGATCGGCAGCGGCCTTGTGACGTGGGCGGTGCCCGAAGGGCTGCTGCCGCATGTGATCGGCACCGCGCCGGAGCTGATGCTGGCGGCCGCAGCAACGGGGAGAGACGGCGAATGGAACGCCGACTCTGCGGAGGAGCTGCTGCAGCTCGCGCAGGCGCGCGATGTGCTGGCCGTCGGTCCCGGCCTCGGCCGCTTCACGGGGGACACCGGCTGGCTGCGCCGCCTGTGGGAGGAGTACGAGGGTCCGCTCGTGCTTGATGCGGACGCCCTGAACATCCTCGCCTCTGCGGGACCTGAGCTGGATGCCTGGAAGCCGAGAAGCGCGGCGGTCGTGCTGACGCCGCACCCCGGCGAAATGGCTCGTCTGCTGGGCATATCGACGGCAGAGGTGCAGCGTGACCGCATCACCCATGCCCGGCAGTATGCCCGGACACGCGGGGTTACGCTGGTACTCAAGGGAGCGCGTACCGTTATCGCGTGCCCTGACGGAACGGCCTACGTCAATACGACGGGTCATGCCGGGATGGCGACAGGCGGCGCGGGCGATGTGCTGACAGGCATTATCGCGGGCTTGCTGGCGCAAGGCTTGAACGCTTCGCAGGCAGCGGCCTTTGGTGTGTACCTGCATGGCGTGGCTGGAGAAACAGCCGCGCGTCATCGCCAGCATCCCGCCGCGGTGGTGGCCGGTGACATCATTGAAGCCCTATAG
- a CDS encoding FliJ family protein, with the protein MSPTDFAALAAYISPGLIALLLALSLLVWLYVRSAVQLRNSRQQRLNELQESLRIYGRLAGCLQTAALDSSNEKQQYPNELIHALQEAKAAPYLTPHLQEQVQASLRECDAFRRELLLKSLEREMNKLIEERRLVLLESHAPGWGTALWKLLRPAAGPLALTGMIWLVSRLLVELASYSNVDSSLSNTTPSAYWLIGCTWMRFVSGLIALLYAYRLMTLRRQNDLDVTASHFPTSLLSMVISAVALFQWIGPEASPYILAVQLVLFLLGFRLTRGRSRSDRPYVGHPGLMKADSSQQGGHLADKDRTSDPSLTEEHTRY; encoded by the coding sequence GTGTCCCCGACGGACTTCGCGGCCTTAGCCGCATATATCTCACCCGGTCTGATTGCCTTACTGCTGGCGTTGTCCTTGCTGGTATGGCTGTACGTTCGCAGTGCAGTCCAGCTTCGAAATTCTCGTCAGCAGCGACTGAATGAATTACAGGAGTCCCTGCGCATCTACGGACGATTAGCAGGCTGCCTCCAAACCGCTGCCCTGGACAGCAGCAACGAAAAGCAGCAATACCCGAACGAACTGATTCATGCTCTTCAGGAGGCGAAGGCTGCTCCCTATTTGACTCCTCACTTGCAGGAGCAGGTGCAGGCATCCCTCCGGGAATGCGATGCTTTTCGCAGGGAATTGCTGCTCAAATCCCTGGAACGCGAAATGAACAAATTGATCGAGGAACGACGGCTTGTCTTGCTGGAGTCACATGCTCCAGGCTGGGGGACAGCTTTATGGAAGCTGCTTCGTCCGGCAGCCGGCCCGTTGGCCCTGACCGGAATGATCTGGCTGGTCTCAAGGCTGCTTGTGGAGTTGGCATCGTACAGCAATGTCGATAGCAGTCTGTCCAACACTACGCCATCTGCCTACTGGCTTATAGGATGTACATGGATGAGATTTGTATCCGGTTTGATCGCGCTGCTGTATGCATATCGGCTGATGACCCTACGCAGGCAAAATGATCTGGACGTAACGGCTTCCCATTTTCCAACAAGCCTGTTGTCTATGGTGATATCCGCTGTCGCTCTGTTTCAATGGATCGGACCGGAGGCTTCTCCTTACATACTGGCTGTGCAGCTTGTGCTGTTTTTGCTCGGCTTCCGACTCACCCGAGGCCGCTCACGGAGTGATCGTCCTTATGTCGGTCATCCCGGTCTGATGAAGGCTGATTCATCTCAGCAAGGTGGGCATCTGGCAGACAAAGATAGAACGTCTGACCCTTCTTTGACAGAAGAACATACCCGATATTAA
- a CDS encoding lactonase family protein: MDERNGQLFYTGTYASRDERGIYVCALDIEDGDLRIIGGVEGIERPIATEHRKRA; encoded by the coding sequence ATGGATGAACGAAATGGGCAGTTATTTTATACAGGAACTTATGCATCTCGGGATGAAAGAGGGATTTATGTATGCGCTTTGGATATAGAAGACGGTGATTTGCGCATCATTGGCGGGGTGGAGGGGATTGAGCGGCCGATAGCCACAGAACATCGAAAGAGGGCATAG
- the bioF gene encoding 8-amino-7-oxononanoate synthase codes for MKKELEALDHASMERRLRIHIPIPESPGYVMHGGRALLDLSSNDYLGLAQHPAIIEAMRAALLKEGVGAGASRLVTGNRQPYAQLEKALAAWQNCDAALVFANGYIANVGVISALVGRGDVVFSDQLNHASIVDGIILSRAEHARYRHNDMEHLRALLHKFRDKRRKLIVTDAVFSMDGDQARLHDLIALKREFNALLMVDEAHSGGVYGPRGEGLTFALGVKNDVDIHMGTLSKSFGIYGAYVCGSETLIRWLMNKARPLIYSTALPPSLIAGAVQALKLIQTEHWRRKRLFAASEFFRSSLCEAGFNIGNGDSAIVPLVLGHNHKALQFSSALENEGIAAIAIRPPTVPEGTARIRFSLSAAHSLEELADAVTKICRLGLQLGVLES; via the coding sequence ATGAAAAAAGAACTTGAGGCATTAGACCACGCATCAATGGAACGCCGCTTGCGTATCCATATCCCTATTCCCGAAAGTCCTGGTTACGTGATGCATGGCGGACGAGCACTACTGGACTTGTCCTCGAATGACTATCTGGGGCTGGCCCAGCATCCTGCCATTATTGAAGCGATGCGTGCTGCACTCCTCAAGGAAGGAGTTGGTGCCGGTGCCTCCAGGCTTGTAACCGGCAATCGGCAGCCATATGCACAGCTAGAAAAAGCGTTGGCAGCATGGCAAAACTGTGATGCGGCACTTGTCTTCGCAAACGGGTATATAGCCAATGTTGGTGTCATTAGCGCGCTTGTGGGCCGCGGCGATGTGGTATTCAGCGACCAGCTCAACCATGCCAGCATCGTCGACGGTATTATTTTGAGCCGCGCCGAGCATGCGCGGTATCGCCATAACGATATGGAGCATTTGCGTGCCTTATTGCATAAATTTCGTGATAAACGACGGAAGCTCATCGTGACGGACGCAGTCTTTTCCATGGATGGTGATCAGGCGCGCTTGCACGACCTTATTGCACTCAAACGGGAGTTTAATGCCCTGCTGATGGTGGACGAGGCACACAGCGGAGGGGTTTACGGTCCACGTGGCGAAGGATTGACCTTTGCACTCGGAGTAAAAAATGATGTGGATATTCACATGGGAACACTCAGCAAATCGTTTGGCATCTACGGAGCTTATGTTTGTGGGAGTGAGACACTCATCAGATGGCTGATGAATAAGGCGAGGCCGCTTATCTATTCAACGGCGCTCCCCCCTTCTCTTATAGCGGGGGCTGTTCAAGCGTTAAAGCTGATACAAACAGAACACTGGCGTCGTAAGCGGTTGTTCGCGGCAAGCGAATTTTTTCGCTCCTCATTATGTGAAGCAGGTTTTAATATCGGCAACGGCGATTCCGCAATTGTACCTTTGGTGCTAGGCCATAATCATAAGGCTTTGCAATTTAGCAGTGCTCTGGAAAACGAAGGTATTGCGGCGATAGCCATTCGTCCTCCAACAGTACCCGAGGGGACTGCGCGAATTCGCTTCTCTTTATCGGCTGCACATTCCCTGGAGGAGTTAGCAGATGCCGTTACGAAAATTTGCAGGCTAGGACTTCAACTAGGGGTTTTGGAGTCATGA
- a CDS encoding MFS transporter, which translates to MSDSQQLKMGPLVILMINMFIAMLGIGLIIPILPKFMNSLGGSGETGGYLVAVFGLTQFLFSPLAGGWSDKYGRKKMIIIGLAIMTVSSVLFAIGHSLTMLYISRLLGGAGAAFMIPPMMAYIADITTVHNRGRGMGLLGAAMSLGFVIGPGVGGFLADISMRTPLYVSACVSGLAALISLILLPETLSLEKQLEFRNVKVKRDNVIKQFALSFRKPYFMLLIMIFTLTFGLTHFETMFPFFVTGKFHYNERDIAIIITVGALVGTVIQAVVISPLLNRFGEKSVIIGSFLFSAISLVLMLLSGNFYYVLGVSLIFFTATSLLRPAINTALSKMAGDEQGVAAGMNNAYMSIGNILGPALAGTLFKVHINLPYIFGAAILILSLGLALKWNSRGTQTTAV; encoded by the coding sequence ATGTCAGATTCACAACAGTTGAAAATGGGACCGCTGGTCATTTTGATGATTAATATGTTTATTGCCATGCTGGGAATTGGGCTTATCATCCCGATCCTTCCCAAATTTATGAATTCCTTGGGAGGTAGTGGTGAAACGGGAGGCTACCTGGTTGCCGTGTTTGGCTTGACCCAGTTTCTGTTTTCACCGTTAGCTGGAGGATGGTCCGATAAATACGGACGTAAAAAAATGATTATTATCGGTTTGGCAATCATGACGGTGTCTTCTGTATTATTTGCTATTGGACACTCGTTGACGATGCTGTATATTTCCCGTTTGCTGGGAGGAGCGGGAGCTGCCTTTATGATTCCTCCGATGATGGCTTATATTGCCGACATTACAACGGTACACAATCGCGGCAGAGGAATGGGTTTGCTGGGCGCCGCCATGTCCCTTGGCTTTGTTATCGGCCCTGGTGTGGGCGGCTTTCTGGCGGATATCTCCATGCGCACGCCTTTATATGTTTCGGCCTGCGTATCGGGCTTGGCTGCGCTGATCTCATTGATTTTACTGCCCGAAACCTTGTCGCTCGAGAAGCAGTTGGAATTTCGGAATGTTAAGGTCAAGCGCGATAATGTGATTAAGCAGTTTGCACTTTCTTTTCGCAAGCCGTATTTTATGCTGCTGATTATGATATTCACGCTCACCTTTGGGCTAACGCATTTTGAAACCATGTTCCCTTTCTTCGTAACGGGCAAGTTCCATTACAATGAGCGTGATATTGCCATCATCATTACAGTAGGTGCATTGGTCGGAACAGTGATTCAGGCTGTGGTCATCAGTCCGCTGTTAAATCGTTTTGGTGAAAAAAGTGTTATTATAGGCTCCTTTTTGTTTTCTGCGATTTCCCTCGTGCTTATGCTGCTCTCTGGTAACTTTTATTATGTACTCGGGGTTTCCCTTATCTTCTTTACCGCCACGTCGCTACTGCGACCAGCCATTAATACCGCTTTATCCAAAATGGCGGGAGATGAGCAGGGCGTTGCAGCCGGGATGAACAATGCCTATATGAGTATTGGTAATATTCTGGGACCTGCGCTGGCGGGTACGTTGTTCAAGGTGCATATCAATTTGCCGTACATTTTCGGGGCAGCCATTCTCATTCTTAGCTTGGGGCTGGCTTTAAAATGGAACAGCAGAGGTACGCAAACCACAGCGGTGTAG